The DNA region tcTGTGACCTGGCGGTTGGGAAAGGTCCGAcgaggtcaactccccacatggtGAAAGGCCATGGCGAGCTGATCGTGGCTAACTGCTCTGGCGGGGCCTTGGGTAAGTCTGCGAACATTTGACTCTTTTCGCATTTCTTTACAAATTCCGCACAATCTTTCCTTATCGTGGGCCAGTAAAATTCTGCCCTAAGAACCTTGCTCGCCAGGGATCTTCCTCCTATGTGACTGGCGCAAACCCCCCCGTGAACCTCTGCCATAACGCTCTCGTACTTACCGGGTGGGAGACACCTTAAGAGGAGCGAGCTGAATCCCCTTCGGAAAAGTGTTCCATCAAGTAGTGTATAATGCCCGGCTTCTCGAATTTGCTCTTTTGTGTACCTCATTACCCCGCTTGGCTCTCCCGCCAAGATATCCGCGATGGGGTCCATCCAAGTGTTTTGGCGGTCGACAGAGGCCACCAGTTCTCCTTCTATGCTTGGATTGGCGAGCGTCTCCTGAATCACACTCCGATTATTTCTGGGTTTTCGAGTGCTCGCCAGTTTCGCTAGGGCATCCGCCCTTTGATTCTGTGTTCTCGGCACGAACTCGACCACTATCTCCTTCAATCGACTCATCAGGAGCCAAAAGCGCTCTAGATACTTTATCAAGGCCGGCTCTTTCACCTGGAATACTTCATTCACTTGGTTCGCCACCAACAGCGAATATGTCCTTACCAGCAAACTATCGATCTTAACCTCGATAGCCAACTTCAACCCTGCAATtaaagcttcatattctgcctgattATTACTAGCCTTAAACTGAAACCTTAGAGACTGCTCTAGGACTAACTCCCCAGGCCCCTGCAGCTTGACCCCTGCTCCACTCCCGCTCTCATTCGATGACCCATCAACGAAAAGCGTCCACTGCGTGTTTACCCTTTCGCCGACTTCAGGTGTTAATTCTaccacaaaatcagctaaaGCCTGTGCCCCAACCTTTCCCTTCTTGTCGTactgcaaaccatactctgatAGTTCCACCGACCATAATCTAGAAGTGCAATGCACTATGGGGTAAACCCCGGATAGAATCTTTAGTCCGGTGAAGTCTAACAAAGACTATAAAATTGtgcttcttgggagacaacccaagcggtagttttagttttaatttcattttcattttgctttcttaattttaataatttttctttttttttatttccggTTTCGTAGtgttagttttgaaaaaaaatgatagAAAACGTTTCTGGAATTTCCTGCGCGGATTCAGCGCGGTTCCCAGGTATAAGTTCGCGCAAATGCGCAACTGGAAACCATTCTGGAATTTTTTGCGCGAGAATCTCCTCCCTTTCCGCGCAAATGCGCGACCATACGTGGTTCTGGAAAATTTTGCGTGAGTTTTGCCTGGGCTACCGTGTTAAATATGGCGCAATTACGCcaaaagttttttaaaaaaaaaaacaaaaaaatatatgcttTTTAGTTTGAGTCTTTATTTTCTGTTGAGTCTTAGTATTCTCATGAgttatttgagttataattgTGGTAGTTTAATTGTGTGTTCATTTTTTCAAGGACTAAGTGATTTACATGATCAGAATTGAGCTGGAGGGTCCAGCTGACAGAGTCCTGGTGCTATCACTGTTTGCACCCAATCTGAGTACAGGGAGTTTTACGGAACCACTTATCTCTCATTTAATTTCACGATCATGCATTTAGGATTTAGTTATTTAGATTGCACACACTAGTATGCACATGCCTTGGATTCATGGTATTCACACTTTTGTGCTTGAACAATGCTTgttgtttttaatatttattctgAGTTTGATGCTAGTTCTTATAATAAAAAGTGTTTGTTGCATGAGTGTGAGTGAAACTTGTGGAACATGTGGAGAGTTGGATGATAAAGACTTGAGTGAGTTTTGGAAAAGTGCAGTAAGGTTATTAAGATTCCAGGTTAGTGGGAATAATGCataaaatatgtagttttcCTTTTAATCTTTATATTGAGCCTACACTCTTTTTGGCTGTGAGGTTACAAAAGAGGCACACATGTGAAAGTAAAGCTAAAGtgctaaaaatgaaaaaaaaatagggaAAGAATGTGAGTAAGGGAATGGGAAGTATTTGCACCACTGAGCATACCCCCAATCATATTCTGACCttgttaaataaaagaaaagaatttcgccctgagttggtaataactgTGAAGGGTTGGGAAAAAGCTAAATTGAAAAGGAAAGGAAACATGTGTGTGctcagaataaaataaaactgtTGGCCATCAATAGTGCATTCTCAATATGAGGTTGGGGAAATAGGAATAAAATGTGAAACCCCACATCTTGGTATTTTCTATAATTCTTGTTCGCAATTACTGAAGGttacttagttttttttaagcTTGATTCTCTGCTTGAACTATTTTGAGGAACTCATCTCATGCATCTTTTGTGAAAATATGTATAATAGCATCTTACTTTGAAATGTTTTATTgagcttgaggacaagcaaccttaagtttacgcttgaggacaagctgtcgttgagtatagaggtgtgatgacccgggatttaaggctattttcctggtttatttgcatgtagtttaatatagtttttaggatatttcggtcattttaggacactttaggcttagtccatgcattttaatgttttcatttagttttagtatttttctatattttttatgttatttttatagatttcattaggatttaatcaagttatttgaattCGGTATCTTACTCTATCTTCTAGTTAATCTCtattattggtttttaattattttcctttattattattgttattttaggagaaaaTGTGGAATCAATGAGCAAATCAAGGGAGAGAGCCAAGAATCTCGAAGTCTGGAGCAATCTGGATTTCTTTGCGCCAGTTCTGCACCAATTTCCTGTTGCGTTTCGCGCAGACGCGCCAAGGAAGTAGCTGCTGGAAAATTCTGCGCCCGTTTTGCGCGAGTTCCTTCACGAAGTTCGCGCATTTGCGCGAAATATCTGTCAAACTCTATTTAAGTGCATTTTAAACCTAATTTAGACACTTTTTCACGTTAGAACTTGGAGAGCTACGTTTTTGGGTTTTTGCTTAGAGCTTACTTGGTTCTTTgtcaagattttgaggtttggcttgaattttgatttgtttccaTGACTATGTCAGGCTAAACTCCCTTTGTGTTAGGGTGATTGATCTAGTTTTCCTTTAAACTatgttttgaaccaagtttcagttatgattatggattatATTTTATGTCTTGAATTTCTCCTTTGTTTTAATTGAAACTTTCTATTGCAATAGTTTGTCTTACTATTTTCTATGCAATTGGAAAATTGgtagaatttagggatttggggAGAAGTTGAGCAAGGGTCTGTgcaccttaggaataagggtaacgaattgcttgtgtttgcctgaaattgaattgaacttcatctctaattaattaggattaggtactaaggaattagctatcactaattaattgGAAGGGACACTTATGCAAGGAATTGATAAGTGGACAATTAGGCTTAGCACCTAGATAATTAATTGAATTCATAGTTATAACTGTTTGGGGAGATACATAGGGAGAGGGTTAACGAAATCAGGATCCCTAGCGCgcttttaaattgaattcactTTAACCATGttatttgctttattttattttattgcagTGAAGTTTCATACCAACAATCATTCAtctctctatttttatttttattttcacgtcctttcattctaagtttagttaatttagagtataaactacgcaatctctgtggttcgatcttttattacttcgagcaatctgtacacttgcagattcgcTATCAGAGTCCACGATGCCTTGAGGCGTGTGCACCACATGTAATGTTCTGAAACGATGCAAAGGTCAATGAATCTGCAGAATCTCAACTGCTATTCCTGAAATATCCCTTCAAATCTCAATTGAACCTGTCGATTTGATTTTGAACCAATGAGCTTCAACCGTTGTAACCCTCCGCTTAATGCGTCGTCCCCACTTCCCGAAATTCACATCACACTCCTCCGGGTAATCATTTTATCTTGCCACGTCAAGGCTCGATTTCCCAACCGCTATTCCCCCTAGCCTTTAAATTCTTCCTCCTTCCATCACTCATTGTCAACACATCTCCAATCCTTGTCAACTGTTCTCACATTGGTTCCTTTCGCTGATCTTGCAAACTCCAAGCTCCGGTCCTTCTTGCTCCTCTTCTTGCAGTCTCTCCCTGGTTAGTTTCTCATCCCTTCTTTCCTCTTCCATTTTTACGATGCCCACTACTGGGGCAATTTCCTCTACAGAGGAGATCAAAGCTCATCGCTTGGAAACCTTCGCCTCTCTCCCCTCCCCCATCTCAGAAGCTCCTGAACAGGGGATCCTTGATCAACCATCAGAGCTTTCTACCAGCGGCTCTATCTCCGACCTTGCCCGCAGGGTTAGCGGGTTTTGCTGTTCCCCGTCGTTAGAGGACCTTCTTCGTACCACCGGATGCCGGGGGCAAGACTGCCCTTGGCAACATCGCGTGTTCAATGACCCCAACTACTCCCACTTCTTCTTCGTATATGAATACTTGTTTCTTGATCTTGGCGTTAAACTCCCCTTTTCACCCTTTCTTACCCAAGTGCTGTGCGATATCAACGTTTCTccctgccaacttcaccccCGCTCCTGGACCTACCTGAGGTGCTTTGTGATTCTCTGCTGTAGTGTTGATGTGGCGCCTTCCCCTGCcctcttttactttttcttcgAAACAGACTCTCGATCTCTGAAGACCCACAATTGGGTCGTTCTGGTGCCCTGGCCGGGTCGAGAACGACTTGCACCTTATCAGGTTGGCTCCGAATCATACTTGGCccgccggtacttccgggtTGTCGTTCACCCAGCGTACCCCTCATCATTCACACAGAGGGAAGGGAGAACCCTTTTTCCCTTTTATTGGACACAGTGTCCCAAACCCACATCTGATTCTCTCAAAACACCCTCCCTTTCTAGAGAAAGTTTTGCCATTGGGGTCTTATCTCGGCTTCCCCTTTTCAGTTGCGCTGAACTACTTGGCGCTCCTCTGGGCTCCAAGTTGTCCCCCCGATTAGGTTTTCCCTTTTGAAGTCTTCTTTCATATCTTCCCCTGAATCTCTTCGTTTCTAATGATTTTCCCTTTTGCTTTTCAGGAAATATGAAGTTTTCTACAGCCGATCTGCTGGAAACCTTCCTCTATGGAAATGTTAAGGCGCCCTCCCCGGCTCAGGTTGGAGAGAAAAGGCGAAACTCACCGGTGGGCGATGGTTCTCCCAAGAAGAGGAAGCTAGGCGATCCAGGCTTTCCAGTTGCACCTTTGACCGTCCTGGGCGATGGGTCCACCGCGCCCGACTCCACTGTTCCGGACAGCGCTCCCGATTCCTTGGAGCCCGATCAGCACGGCGAGGTGAGTGCTCCCCCAGCTGTGGTTACCTCTCACCCTCTGACCTCAACGGTGGGCCAGCAGCCAGCGTCCTCTGTCCGCCCTCCGTCTCCTCCGCCCGTCAAGACTACTCATGGTTCATCAACCCCTAGCTCTCCTAAGGTTGGTGGCGGGGAGGAAAATCTTTCCTCGGACCGCCCAAAGACCCTTCCAGCAGCTCTTCTACCGaccctttttccttcttgcttTCTCACCCTTATCTTGAAAAATTGAGGGAAGTGCCCAGCCAAAACCCGCAGGATGTTGCCCAAGAAGCCGTGTCAAATCTTCTCCGCGCCGGCTGTCTATTCGCCCCAAGTGGCTTGGCAAGTTCGGCCCCTTACCGCAATTGCAGAGCTTCGCCGGGAGGTGGAAAAACTGCATGCTATCAACCTTCAGGCCAACAAGACCTGCTCCAGCTTGTCCAACCAGTTGACATATGAGGTGGATAAGACAAAGAAGATGCAGAAGAAACTCTCGGAAGCGAAACTTGCTCAGATAACGGCGGATGAGAAAGAGAGGAAGCTTGAAGTCCAGTTTGAGGAGCTCCGTAAGGACCTTGGCATCAAGGAGGCCATCATTGCTTCTTAGGAGGAAACCCATGCTGCTAAGGACAAGGAGATTGCTAATTTGCGCGAAAAACTGGCGGACAAAGGTAAGATACTTGCTGAGACCCAGTCAGATTTGGAATCGAAATGCAAACTCTTGGCTGAGAAGGATGCCCAGGCCATCGCCTTGGAGAAGTAGATAAGGAAGGAGGCTGCTCACGCGGCGGCTAACAAGCGTATCCGCGACTTCCTAATTGCCAAGGCTCAAGtcaagtgtaagatcaagttttgatctagtagtacaactctatgttttgatgattacaagttaaccttttgatatgaacaattgtggtactctaacgtgtttttctgagtgtgctatttacaggctctgaccctgactcaatttcacacaaatcagaagcactgtgtataaagggtaacccaagcaacgctttcgcattcaccatgttcagtatgaacagtggaaaagcttcagaagatctgaagctatacaaactctgatgaggactcagtcgctagaagctctgatgatccagaagttctgacaaccaagaaacactgaaggttcagatgttccgatggtgtagaagactctgaagatccagaagctgaatagtggaaactctgaagtccagaagcaagaaactctgaaggccatgttcttccctctgagttcagaatcagaagatacaatggtcagaggatctgtgctttccctctgactctgatcaaccggcttcacaagttccaatacgaagcattcctctgatcagaagtctcctaggttaaaaggtcaagtcgctatccaagtacaaaagcaagtgtaccttcctgacgacctacctaacgttctcagccacagcagaagctggattttccagaactgccctccaacggtagcatttccatgcaacgctcaaccctaatccttggagtatatatagaggctgaagattgaaagaagcggctagaatagaagaagagaagtgaatagaagaagcaacacacgcgcaagatattcaaaatattctaagctttctttcatcttgtaatttattttagtttacactcagcttattcagaagcaaacccttgtaaacaccaacctcaaacagttgtttgatttttcctttaggagatcaaggttgatcggatcctagagaagactaagagagtgaatcttagtgtgagctaagtcagtgtaattgttagtcacttgtaggtttcaagtgcagttgtaactcttacctgattagtggattgccttcattctaagaaggaagaaatcaccttaacgggtggactggagtagcttgagtgatttatcaagtgaaccaggataaaatccttgtgtgcttttctatctctatcttttgcacttagttctcgaaaagatttgttaaaatctttaaggtggtagttttgtactgaaaacgttattcaaacccccctttctaccgtttttcataccttcaattggtatcagagcgcaagttctgattaccacacctaacagtgttcagtgatccgggccggtgtgaaaaacaatggctgccaccaccagtgaaactcaaagagatggttacaacgcaaagcctcctatgttcgatggtcaaaggttcgaatattggaaagatagactggaaagtttctttctgggtttcgatgcagatctctgggatattattgtggatggctatgagcgtccagttgatgcagatggcaaaaagatcccaaggtcagagatgtctgcagatcaaaagaagctgtactcacaacatcataaagcaagagcaattcttctaagtgctatctcctatgaggagtaccagaagattacagatcgtgagtttgctaaaggcatatttgattctctgaagatgtctcatgaaggaaacaagaaagtcaaagaatcaaaggcattgtctttgatccaaaagtatgaatccttcatcatggagccaaatgagtccattgaagaaatgttctccagatttcaactgcttgtagctggcatacgtcctctcaacaagagctacacaacaaaagatcacgtcataagggtcatcaggtgtcttcctgaaagttggatgcctttggtgacttcaatagagctcacgagagatgttgagaatatgagtttagaagaactcatcagcattttgaaatgccatgagctgaagcgctcagagatgcaagatctgaggaaaaagtccatagccttgaaatccaaatctgaaaaggctaaggttgagaagtcaaaggctcttcaagctgaagaagaagaatctgaagaagcatcagaagattctgatgaagatgagctgactctgatctccaagagactcaaccgcatctggaagcacaggcagagcaagttcaaaggctctggaaaggcaagaggaaagtctgaatcctcaggtcagaagaagtcatcaatcaaggaagtcacttgctttgagtgcaaagaatcagggcactacaaaagtgactgtccaaaattgaagaaggacaagaagccaaagaagcacttcaagaccaagaagagtctgatggtgacattcgatgaatcagagtcagaggatgttgactctgatggtgaagtccaaggactcatggctattgtcaaagacaaaggaacagagtcaaaggaagctgttgactctgactcagaatcagaaggagatccagactctgacgatgaaaatgaggtatttgcttccttctctacctctgaactgaaacatgctttgtctgatatcatggataagtataactccttgttgtctaagcataagaagctgaaaaagaacttatctgctgtttctaaaactccttctgaacatgagaaaatcatatctgatttgaaaaatgataaccatgctttagttaattctaactctgtgcttaagaatcaaattgcaaagttagaagaagttattgcctgcgatgcctctgatagtaagcatgaatctaagtatgaaaaatcttttcaaagatttctggctaaaagcgtagatagaagcttaatggcttcaatgatctatggtgtaagcagaaatggaatgcatggcattggctattctaaaccaattagaaatgagccttctgtgtctaaagctaaatccttgtatgaatgctttgttccctctggtaccatattgcctgatcctgtacctgctgaagttgctaaaaaccctcttaaaaagggatctttctctatgactaaatatcatgcaaatattcctttaaaatatcatgttgagacacccaaggtgatcagaacctttggggtaactaacaaaagaggacccagaaagtgggtacctaaggacaagattatctatgttgcagatatccttgatagctccactgaaacaccaatcatggtatctggacagtggatgctcgcgtcacatgacgggagaaaagcgtatgttccgagagctgaaacttaagcctggaggcgaagttggctttggaggaaatgaaaagggtaaaattattggtactggtactatatgtgtagatagtagtccatgcattgataatgttttattggtagacggcttaacacataacttattgtctataagtcaattagctgacaagggttatgatgttatattcaatcaaaagtcctgccgggctgtaagtcagatcgatggctctgttctgtttaacagcaagaggaagaacaacatttataagatcagattatctgagttggaggctcagaatgtgaagtgccttctgtctgttaatgaagagcagtgggtatggcatagacggttagggcatgccagtatgagaaagatttctcagctgagcaagctaaaccttgtcaggggcttacccaatctgaagttcgcttcagacgctctttgtgaagcatgtcagaaaggcaaattcacaaaagtccctttcaaggcaaagaatgttgtctcaacctcaaggccgttagaacttctgcatatcgacctgtttggaccagtgaaaactgagtctataggtggcaagagatatgggatggttatcgttgatgactatagccgctggacatgggtaaagtttctaacccgcaaggatgagtctcatgctgtgttctctaccttcattgctcaagtgcaaaacgagaaggcttgtagaattgtgcgtgtcagaagtgaccatggtggagagtttgagaatgacaagtttgagagtctgtttgattcctatggaattacacatgatttctcttgtcccagaactcctcaacaaaatggtgttgttgagaggaagaatagaactcttcaggagatggctagaaccatgctccaagaaactggcatggctaagcacttttgggcagaggcagtaaatacagcatgttacattcagaacagaatctctgtgagaccaattctgaataagactccttatgaattgtggaagaacataaaacccaacatttcttattttcatccttttggctgtgtttgttatgttctcaatactaaggatagattgcataaatttgatgctaaatcttctaagtgtctattacttggttattctgatagatctaaaggttttagattttataatactgatgctaagactattgaagaatctattcatgttagatttgatgataagcttgactctgaccagtcaaagctagttgaaaagtttgcagatttaagcattaatgtttctgacaaaggcaaagctccagaggaagttgagccagaggaagatgaaccagaggaagaagctggtccctctaactcacaaactctgaagaagagcagaatcactgcagctcatcctaaggaattgattctgggcaacaaagatgaaccagtcagaaccagatctgccttcagaccctctgaagagaccttgctgagtctgaaaggattggtgtccttaattgaacccaagtccatagatgaagctcttcaggacaaggattggattctggccatggaagaagaattgaatcaattctccaagaacgatgtttggagcttagtgaagaagcctgagaatgtccatgttattggaacgaaatgggtattcagaaacaagctaaatgagaaaggagatgtagtcagaaacaaggcaaggctagttgctcaaggctacagccagcaggaaggaatagactacactgaaacatttgctccagtagcaagactggaagcaatcagacta from Lotus japonicus ecotype B-129 chromosome 2, LjGifu_v1.2 includes:
- the LOC130736179 gene encoding uncharacterized protein LOC130736179; translation: MEEERRDEKLTRERLQEEEQEGPELGVCKISERNQCENKYGLQYDKKGKVGAQALADFVVELTPEVGERVNTQWTLFVDGSSNESGSGAGVKLQGPGELVLEQSLRFQFKASNNQAEYEALIAGLKLAIEVKIDSLLVRTYSLLVANQVNEVFQVKEPALIKYLERFWLLMSRLKEIVVEFVPRTQNQRADALAKLASTRKPRNNRSVIQETLANPSIEGELVASVDRQNTWMDPIADILAGEPSGVMRYTKEQIREAGHYTLLDGTLFRRGFSSLLLRCLPPGKYESVMAEVHGGVCASHIGGRSLASKVLRAEFYWPTIRKDCAEFVKKCEKSQMFADLPKAPPEQLATISSPWPFTMWGVDLVGPFPTARSQMKFILVAVDYFTKWVEAEPLASITAGKIVKFYWKKIMCRFGVPRAIVSDNGTQFASNQAREFCEEMGI